DNA sequence from the Arthrobacter jinronghuae genome:
GTACATTCCGAAATCCGGCGGCGGCGAGGCGGCCCAGGCACTCATCACGGACACCGCCAAAGCTGCCACGTCCGGTTACAAGGATGTGGAAGACCAGATTGACTCCGGGCGCCTGCGCGCACTCGGACTGGCCGCCCCGCAGCGGCTGGACGGCGTCGATATCCCCACCTTGACCGAGCAGGGCTACGACGTGGATCTGGCCAATTGGCGGGCCATACTGGCTCCTCCGGGAATCACGGATGAGGAATTCGCGGAGCTTAGGACCCTGGTGGAGGAAACCATCGCGACTCCTGAGTGGCGGGACGCCGTGGAGCGCAACAAATGGGTCGATGTGTACCTCTCCGGAGACGAGTTCGATGAGTTCATGATCTCCGAGCAGCAGCGTATCGGCGAACTCGTGAAGGAGATCGGCTGATGAGTAATCCAGTGCCCCCGCCCACCGGCATGGCGGAGACGCAGCGGCCCCAACCAGCCGGCACGCCAGACGCCACGCCAGCCGTCCGGACCTCATGGCGGGACGGCCGCAGCGGGCTGCTTCTCTCGCTGCTCATGGTGCTCTTCAGCACCTATCTGCTGATCGGCATCCTGACGATGGACGTGGGGGAGGGCACGGACTTCCCCGGCCCGAAATTCTTCCCCGGCATCCTGATGGTCGCCGGATACGTCCTGGCCGTTCTGCTGGCGCTGCACTACCTGCGCTCGCCGGAACATCCCACCGAGACTTCCGCACGGACGTATCGAACCTTCACGGACTGGTCGGCAGTCCTCTGGTCGGCCGGAGGCTTCCTGCTGTTTGCCCTGACTCTGGAAACCCTAGGCTGGATTATCGCCGCCGCCATGCTGTTCTGGTTCGTCGCCAAGGGCTTCGGCAGCCGCCGCCCGCTGTTCGACGTCTCTTTCGCCCTGCTGATCAGCAGCGCAATCTATCTGGCATTCTCGGTCGGCCTGGGACTGAACCTCCCCTCCGGCATTCTTGGAGGCAGTTTCTGACATGGATTCACTCAACCTCTTGGCGGAAGGCTTCTCTTCCGCCCTGACCCCAATGAACCTGCTGTGGGTACTTGTCGGCTGCCTGCTGGGCACCGCCGTCGGTGTCCTGCCGGGACTGGGCTCTTCGATGGCAGTGGCCTTGCTGCTGCCCATCACTTTTGCCCTCGATCCGACTGCCGCGTTCATCATGTTCGCCGGCGTGTACTTCGGCGGCATGTTCGGCGACTCCACCATGGCCATCCTCATGAACACTCCGGGGCAGGCTTCGGCCATCGCGTCCACGTTCGAGGGGCACAAAATGGCCAAGGACGGGAGGGCCCCCCAAGCGCTGGCCACCGCGGCCATCGGCGCGTTCATCGGCGGCATGGTCGCATCTGTCCTTGTCGTCTTCCTCGCTCCGGCCCTGGCGGATTTCTCAGCGAACTTCGGCCCCGCCGAGTTCTTCGCGCTGGCTTTATTCGCTTTCGTCGCCACGTCCTCCGTGGTGTCGGACTCAGTGGTGAAGGGCCTCGCGGCGCTGGTGATCGGCCTGGGTATCGCCACGGTGGGCATCGACCCGTTCTCGGGTGCGGAACGCTTCAGCTTCGGTGCGCCCCAGATGTTCGACGGCATCTCCCTGATTACCGTGACCGTAGCCATCCTGGCCCTGGGCGAGGTATTCCATATCGCCTCCCGGATCCGCCGCGATCCGACCGGCCAGCAAATCAGCTCCGCCGGCCGCCCTTTCCTCTCCCGTGCCGAGCTCAAAGAGGCAGCCCCGGCCTGGGCCCGGGGCACCGCCATCGGACTGCCCTTCGGTGTTATCCCGGCCGGCGGGTCCGAGATTCCGACCTTCATCTCCTACGACGTGGAGCGGCGCATTGACCGGCGCCGCAAACAGCCGAAGTTCGGCAAAGGCGCCATCCGCGGCTTGGCCGCTCCGGAGGCCGCCGGCAACGCCACCACAGGCACCGCGATGGGAGCTTTGCTGGCGCTGGGCCTGCCGGTTTCGGCGACCGCCGCGATCATGCTCGCCGCGTTCCAGCAGTACGGGCTGCAGCCGGGACCGCTGCTCTTCGACCGATCGCCTGATTTGGTGTGGGCGCTGCTGGCAAGCTTCTTCATCGCGATGATCGTGCTGCTCATCGTCAACCTGCCCTTCGCCGGGCTGTGGGCCAAGCTGCTGCTGATCCCGGCCCCGTACCTATACGCCGGGATTACCGTCTTCTGCGGTCTGGGCGTTTACGCCACCTCCGGGGCGGTGTTCGATCTGCTGATGCTGCTCGGGCTCGGCCTGGTCGGCTTCCTCATGCGTCGTCACGGGATGCCCCTGGCCCCCTTGATGATCGGTGTTGTGCTGGGCCCGTTGGCGGAAACGAGCATGCGCGATGCCCTGCTCTCATCCAACGGTGACTACTCCGTGTTTGTGACCGGGCCCATCCCGCTGGTGCTCTACGCCCTGCTCCTCATAGTGCTGGCGGTGACCTTGCGATCCAAGATCGTGAACAGGACCCGGCAGGACGTGTAGTTCCCGCCTGTTTCAGACCAGCCCGTGCGGGGCCCTGCCGACAGGCGGGGCCCCTCACGGGTTTGTGCAACGAAATCTTAGAACAGCGGCCATGGCACCGCAGGCATGTCACCGCTCGGAGCGGGAAACACCCCAGCCGAGCGCAGCCGGACGCAGCGCGCGGCAAACGCCTCAATCTCTTCAGCAGTGAGCAGCTTCGCCAGCTGCGAGCCCAGCTCACCATCCAGCCCTTCAAGCACCCGGTCAATGCCCGCCAGTTCCTCGGCGCTCAGCTCGTCGCCGATCCAACCCCACAGCACGGTCCGCAGCTTGTGCTCGCTGTGGAAGGTCAGCCCGTGGTCCACGCCGTACCGGTGCCCATCGCCCATGGGGAGGATGTGGTCGCCCTTGCGGTCGGCATTGTTGACCAGGACATCGAACACGGCCATCCGCCGCAGCGCCGGAGTGTCCTCATGAATCAAGGAAACGATCCCCCCGCTCTCATCCTGCCCCTGGAGGACCTCTTTCCACCCGGTGTCCGGAACGTCCTCCTCCGGCACCAGGTCCACCGCGGTCTGCTCCGGGTCGGTCTCCTGCCAGAGCTGGACCATGCCTTCACCGAAGCGGCCGTCACGCAGCCAGGTGCGCGGCACGATATTCCAGCCCAGCACCTCCGACACCAGGTAGGCGGCGACCTCGCGGTGCGCCAGGCACCCCTCGGGAAAGTCCCAGAGCGGTTTCTCGCCGGCGATCGGTTTGTAGACCACGGCGGCGTCGCCGATGCTGCCCAGGAAGGTGGCGTTCGACGCTGTCGTGAGCCGCCCGGTGAGCGTCAGCTCGGCGGTCACGAGGTCGGGCGCGGGCATCAGGCCTCGGGGAAGGTGCAGGTGTGCCCGTCGGCGTCGATCGGCTGGCCGCAGATCACGCAGATCGGACGCCCGGCGCCTACCACTTCCCGAGTGCGCTTGGCGAAGGCCCGAGCCGTGCCGACCGGCATCCGCACCCGCAGCACCTCTTCGGCGTCGTCGGTCTCGTCGTCGTCCTCCTCGAGGAAGCCGTCGTCGTCCTCATCCACCTCGTCGAGGGGGTAGGCCTCGATGACGACCTGCGCCGTCGTCGGATCCCAGCCCAGGCTCATCACGCCGGCGCGGAACTGTTCCTGAACCGCCTCGAGATCGTCATTGTCGACGAGCTCCAGGGGAGTGCTCGCGGGAACGTGGAAGGGGTTGCCGTCGACGGTCATCAGCTGGTCGAGGATCTCGTCGATCTTCTCGGCGAGCTGGGCCGACTGCAGCTTCTCCAGGGCAATGCTGACAATCTGCTTGCCGGTGCGCACCTGCAGGTAGAACGTGCGCTGGCCCGGAACGCCGACAGTGCCGACGACGACGCGGTCCGGCCAGTCGAAATCGTGAACGGTTGTAGGCATGGAACTACTCTAGGCTCATCGGGCCGGCGGCGCCGCGTGACCTGCACCACCGCCGACCGGTGCGTCGGCCGACGTCGGGCTGGCGGCCAGCCCGACGTCGGCCGACGTCGGGCTGGCCGCCAGCCAGGACAGGTCCCCGGCGTCGGTGTTGGTCGCGAGGACGGTGGGGCGTCCCGTGCCGTAGTGCACGATCGACACGGAGGCCGGACCCACGTTGATGCGCTGGAACATATCGAGGTGCATGCCGAGCGCGTCGGCGAGGACCGACTTGATGATGTCGCCGTGGCTCACCGCCACCCACACGGCCCCCGGCCCGTGCTCGGCCTCGAAGGCTGCATCATGGCGCCGGATCGCCGCCACGGAGCGGGCCTGCATCGCGGCCATGGACTCGCCGCCGGGAAAGGTGACGGCGGAGGGCTGCGACTGCACCGTCGCCCACAGCTTCTCCTTCGCGA
Encoded proteins:
- a CDS encoding tripartite tricarboxylate transporter TctB family protein codes for the protein MSNPVPPPTGMAETQRPQPAGTPDATPAVRTSWRDGRSGLLLSLLMVLFSTYLLIGILTMDVGEGTDFPGPKFFPGILMVAGYVLAVLLALHYLRSPEHPTETSARTYRTFTDWSAVLWSAGGFLLFALTLETLGWIIAAAMLFWFVAKGFGSRRPLFDVSFALLISSAIYLAFSVGLGLNLPSGILGGSF
- a CDS encoding tripartite tricarboxylate transporter permease, producing the protein MDSLNLLAEGFSSALTPMNLLWVLVGCLLGTAVGVLPGLGSSMAVALLLPITFALDPTAAFIMFAGVYFGGMFGDSTMAILMNTPGQASAIASTFEGHKMAKDGRAPQALATAAIGAFIGGMVASVLVVFLAPALADFSANFGPAEFFALALFAFVATSSVVSDSVVKGLAALVIGLGIATVGIDPFSGAERFSFGAPQMFDGISLITVTVAILALGEVFHIASRIRRDPTGQQISSAGRPFLSRAELKEAAPAWARGTAIGLPFGVIPAGGSEIPTFISYDVERRIDRRRKQPKFGKGAIRGLAAPEAAGNATTGTAMGALLALGLPVSATAAIMLAAFQQYGLQPGPLLFDRSPDLVWALLASFFIAMIVLLIVNLPFAGLWAKLLLIPAPYLYAGITVFCGLGVYATSGAVFDLLMLLGLGLVGFLMRRHGMPLAPLMIGVVLGPLAETSMRDALLSSNGDYSVFVTGPIPLVLYALLLIVLAVTLRSKIVNRTRQDV
- a CDS encoding SCO1664 family protein produces the protein MPAPDLVTAELTLTGRLTTASNATFLGSIGDAAVVYKPIAGEKPLWDFPEGCLAHREVAAYLVSEVLGWNIVPRTWLRDGRFGEGMVQLWQETDPEQTAVDLVPEEDVPDTGWKEVLQGQDESGGIVSLIHEDTPALRRMAVFDVLVNNADRKGDHILPMGDGHRYGVDHGLTFHSEHKLRTVLWGWIGDELSAEELAGIDRVLEGLDGELGSQLAKLLTAEEIEAFAARCVRLRSAGVFPAPSGDMPAVPWPLF
- a CDS encoding DUF3090 family protein, with protein sequence MPTTVHDFDWPDRVVVGTVGVPGQRTFYLQVRTGKQIVSIALEKLQSAQLAEKIDEILDQLMTVDGNPFHVPASTPLELVDNDDLEAVQEQFRAGVMSLGWDPTTAQVVIEAYPLDEVDEDDDGFLEEDDDETDDAEEVLRVRMPVGTARAFAKRTREVVGAGRPICVICGQPIDADGHTCTFPEA
- a CDS encoding MSMEG_4193 family putative phosphomutase, which codes for MATVILVRHGRTTANASGVLAGRTPGVELDQVGRDQAAATGDRLAVVPVVGVVSSPLERCRQTAQFILNRQSGTPHAPVDADLTECDYGSWQGRTLEELAKEKLWATVQSQPSAVTFPGGESMAAMQARSVAAIRRHDAAFEAEHGPGAVWVAVSHGDIIKSVLADALGMHLDMFQRINVGPASVSIVHYGTGRPTVLATNTDAGDLSWLAASPTSADVGLAASPTSADAPVGGGAGHAAPPAR